The genomic DNA TTTTTAATCCGCCAGGTCGCACTATTGTATAAGTGAGTCCGCTTTTCTGAATATATTCCTCAGCTTGCTTTTTCCAAACTAAAATTAACCAAAACAAGTTGAGGGGATGGAAAAACTGGGAAACACATAAAGAAGAAACTAAGACAAAATGCTGAATTTGTTTGGCTTTAGCTGTATTAACTAGGTTTTTTGTCCCTTCAAAATCTACTTGATAGGGATCAGTAGGATTAAAACTCGGCTTTGCACCTGTGGCACATATAACCACGGTACTATCACCTAATGCAGTCGTCAGGCTTTCAGGTGATAACACATCCCCCACAACTAACTCAACTTCAGGAGGGAGAATAGTTTTGGCTTTTTCTTGATCCCGTACTAAGGCGCGAACGGGTATATTCTTGGCTACTAACTCTTGAACTATGCGACGGCCTGTTTCACCTGTCGCACCTGCTACAAATGCTTTTATCATGGATGCTATGTTAAGAAACTAATGTGTGTTGGTTTCGTTCTTTAATTGTAGTAATTCTATGGAGGTGATTGGAGTTTTTTGATGTTTTGATGAAATTAATATATCTGGTGTTAAAAAATCTCCTCCGTGGGGAATCATTAGCATAGACAAACTTTTAACTATACAGAAAATGGATTTATGGTAGCAAATAACTGGGAATTTCAAACCTTGAAGAAAACTGATTCAGTTTTACAAGCAGATTCAAGCGTAAATTCAGAAGAAACTTTAGTACAAGAAACTCATGTATGTCCTAGTAAATTCCACAGTTATTATCAAGACTGTATGGAAATGTTTGCTTCTAGGGAACAGGTGGCTGAATATTTAAATTCTCATTCTTTATGGTTTGTCCGCTGTGCTGACCCTATGAGGGTTCAACCTTTGGGTGAAAATGGCTATGCTTTGGTAATTGGTCAGTTTGGCGCTTTTGGTTATGAGGTAGAACCAAAAATAGGTCTGGAATTGTTAGCACCACAGGATGATAAATACCATATTCGCACTATTCCTATTCCTGACTACCAAGCTCCTGGTTATGATGTTGACTATAATGCTTCGATGGAATTGGTAGAAAGCGCGTCTGGGTTAACTAGGGTAGAATGGCAGTTAAATTTAATCGTGGATTTGCATTTTCCCAAGTTTATTCAACGTTTACCTCATTCTTTAATTCAGTCTACTGGCGATCGCCTACTTAATCAAATTGTCCGTCAAGTCTCCCGTCGTTTAACTCGCAAGGTTCAAGCAGATTTCCACCAGTCTTTTAATATTCCTTTTCCTGTTCAGTCTCGGAAAAAGTTTTTTGGTCATTAGTCATTGGTCATATTTGTCCTGACTGCATGGGTTTAGCACTGCTAAACCCCTACTGAGTCTGAGTTCTGACTAGGCCTTACTAATAATTCTCAAGACTATTTCTACACCAGAAACAGCTTGCCAAACAAATAGTCCTAAAATCCCGAAATTTAATAAAATATGAGTTGCACGCGCCCAATTTGCTCCTTTTTGCATGAAGGGAGATAAGGACGCGGAAAATGCAATTAAACCTGTCATCCCTAAACCTGCTAATAGATGGGGTCCGACAAATAATTTACCGTTATTGATGTAAGTAACTGCCATCCCACCTATTGAACCAGCTACCATTAGGGCTAGGATGATAGAGCCAATTTGGTGATGTTTAATTGTAAATTTACCTTTAATTAGTTGTTTCTTTTCTTCTCCTTGAGCATTTCTGGTACGCTGTACTTGTAGCCCTGAATATGCTGCATATAAGGAGAGTGCTAATAATACCCACATCATTGTTGGGTGAAGGAAGTTTAACCCAAATTTGATATCTGGAGAAAGTTCTAAACTCATCGCCTGGTTATCCAAATTATTAAATCTTCATAAAACTTAGCATAAATTGATTCAAGTCTGTATTCTTTTTCTGTTGTAACTACAGGTTAGGAATTAATGTCAGAATAGGTTTTCAGAATCAATACAAAAAATTTTATCAGGGCATTTTATATCCATGACTGCAAATAATAATGATTTACTGCTCAATGCAGCTAAAAAAGGCGATATTGAACGTGTTAGAGAAATACTAGAAATTGGTACTAACGTGAATGCGGGCGATCGCAATGGTACAACAGCGTTAATGTTTGCTGCTAATTTGGGATATACGGAAATCGTGCGATCGCTCTTAGATTTTGGTGCTAACATCAACTTACCTAGAAAAATCTACGGTTTAACAGCATTAATGCTCGCTGCAACTAATAACCAAGTTGATGTTGTCAAAGTGTTAATTTCCAGAGGTGCGGATATCAACGCAGTTAATGAAGATGGTAGCACAGCACTAATGGCAGCAGTGCAAAAAGGTAATTTAGAAATTGTACAAATATTATTAAATGCTGGTGCAGATGTCAGCATTACAGATCAAGATAATGACACCGCTTTAAAAATCGCCATCACACAAGGCGCTACAGCAATAGTCAAGGCATTACTACAAAATAGTCAAATTGTCAATACCGCAGATACAGAAGGTGAAACACCCTTAATGATGGCCGCAGACTTGGGATATTTAGACATAGTGCAAACATTATTGTTAGAAAATGCAGATACCAACATCAAAAACCCCGATGGAAGTACAGGACTGTTAGCAGCAGCAGCCGCAGGACATAGTAATATAGTTGTAGCCTTGTTAGATGCAGGTGCAGAAATTAATTATCAAGATAAAGAAGGGGAAACCGCTTTGCATTTTGCAGTGGTGGAAGATTATTTAGAGACAGTCAAAATCTTAATTCAAAGGGGTGCAAATGTAGAACTTAGAAATCATCTAGGAGACACACCTTTATTAATAGCAGCATTTCAAGGATATAGCGAAATAGTAGCAGTTTTATTAAATGCGGGAGCAGATAAAGATAAAAGGAATTTTGGGGAAGTTGCACTAACTTTAGCAATATCCCAGGGACAGATAGAAACAGTTAAAATTTTATTAGATAATGGTGCTGATGTTAATGTTTTAGCTGATGATGGGAAAACACCTTTAGTTAAAGCTTTAGTAAATAACTATCCTTTCATATTTAAACTACTGTTAGAAACAGGTGCAGATGTAAATTTTCAAGATTCCGCAGGTGCAACGGTGTTAATGTATGCTGCTTCCGAAGGTTATACTCAAGCTGTGGAAATGTTAATTACAGCAGGTGCGGATTTAAACTTAAAAAATCAAGGTGGTTATACAGCATTAATGATTGCTGAGTTTAATAATTATCGCACAACTGCCCAGATTTTAAGACAAGCTGGAGCGGAAGAATAATGATTTTAGATTTTAGATTTTAGATTTTGGAAGCAATCTCAAAATTGAGGGGATTACTTCGCTATCACTCGTAATGACATAATTTCTCTAAAAATCCTGATTTAGACAATCCCCAAAATCAGCTATCATTATTAATATGAAAACTGACACCACATTTACCCATCCCCAAATAAAATCATTCCTCAAACGCTACCCCACCCATGAGGAATTGTTGCTTCATGCTGCTTTTCCCCTTGCACTTACACCAGATTTATTATATTGTTTACGGGAAAACTTTACACCTCGTACACCTTGGATAGCTGTATCCGATATTTTATTATTTTTATGTGATTCTGTGGGTTTTCAATTATATGAAATTGACCCAGAAATACGTCACGAATTATTAACAGAATTAAAACATCAAAACATCAATAGATTATACGAATTATCGGATTTTATGGTGGCATATATCCGCGAACAATTAAAAGATAATTATCGTGCAGATGAAGATTTAGGTGCTGCACCCCACTGGACAGCTTTAAGTTATGCAAAACCAGATACAGCAGTTGAGGAAATTAGAAAAGAGTTAGAAGCAAAGTTAAAAACAAATCCAAATTTAAAACTTAAATATGCTTCGGTGTTAGAAATTTATGCAGACTCTCACCCTTTAATTGCAGCAGGTTTAGAACCTTTATTAAAAGTTGTCCAGGGGTTGGATGTAGATGTTTTAATAGCGGAAATGTTAGCAAAGGGGGGAATGGACTACAGACCTCTACGGGAAATGTTAGCGAAAGGTGAATGGAGGGAAGCAGATAAAGAAACAGACAGAGTAATGTTAGCGGTTATGAATAAAGGAGAAGATGATTTTTTATGGTCAGAAGATTTTGATAATTTTCCCTGTGAAGACCTCCGCATTATTGACCAATTGTGGGTAAAATACAGCAATGGACATTTTGGTTTTAGTGTCCAAAAGGAAATTTATCAAAGTTTGGAGGGAACGAGAAAATATAATCAGGAAGTGTGGGAGAAGTTTGGAGATACAGTAGGATGGAGGGAAAAGGAGGAGTGGTTGTATTACGGCGATATTACTTTTAATATAGAAGCACCAAAAGCACATCTACCTACACAAGCAAATTGCAGTTTATTGCATGAGGGGCATGGTTTTGTCTCTTCTCTCCTTCTCTCGCGTCGAGACTTGTAGATTGTAGTCTGTAAAGGTTACAAAAAATTATTAAGATTGTCTGAATCAGGATATCCAGGATTTAAGGATTTACAGGATTATTACATATTTTTAATTTTCAGGAGTAAATGTTATTTTAATTAGTCCAGCACAGATTAAACAAATTCAGAGAATTATTAGTAATTATGATAACTTTCAATGTGTTGAATCTGCTATTGCTATTCAAGAATACTTAATTCGTCAGGGAATTAAAGGCAAAAGAATTAAAATTTATACTGGTACTGCTATGGGATGGGATGCAAATATTTATGATGATTTGTTAGGATATGCTATTTCAGTTAATGGTCGTCATGAAGGAATTGCTATTATAATAAATGGAATAGAAATTGTTTATGATAATCTTCACCCAGAAGGACTCACAAAAGAACAATGGTTGAATAATCTACAGTTTGATAGTAAACTTTACTTAGGTAAAGAATTTGAAATTACAGAAGAATACTTTTAGTGAATTGTTAAATAAAAGAGGTAAGCTATGACTGATATTTATGAATTAATGAAAAGAATTAAATCCCGTCCAGGAATGTATTTAGGAAAACCCTACATTACTAGGTTCAAGGCATTTTTAGATGGTTATATTGGTGCAAGGAAAGATTTAGGTTTTCCTCTCCCAGAACAGGAAGAAACTTTTAATCAGTTTCAAAAATGGATTCAATCAAAATATAAAATTACTTCTTCTCAATCTTGGGCTGATATAATTTTATTTTATTCTGTTGATGAATCTGACGCTTTAAATAAATTTTTTGATTTGTTTGAAAAGTTTATCAATCAGGAAAATGAATCAGATGTATTTTCCCATGAAACTGAGAAAATATCTGGAATTTAACTCATTTGTAGGTTGGGTTAATTGAAACGCAACGCAACAAAAAAATTGTCTGAATCAGGATATCCAGGATTTAAGGATTTACAGGATTATGAGATAATTTTTTGTAGGTTAGGTTAAGTGAAATGCAACCCAACAATAATCTATAAAAATTGAATTTGTTTGATAATTAAAATATGTAAATGTTGGGTTTCCTCACGTCAACCCAACCTACTTTTTCTCCGTACAGCAGTAAGCAAACCCGAATTATCCAACTCATACATATTAACCAACTCAGAAATACCCTGTGCAGAAGTACCACCCCAACGAATTTCCGGTACAGGGTTTAACCATGCAACCTGACGAACACAACTATTTAATTCTTGTAAAAAATCCTCGGTAAACTCGATTCTCTTATAATTCACACCACCCCGCGCAGCACCCCCATCACTAATAATTAAAACTATAGTTCGTTGTTGATGTAATTGTGATAAAACCTCCGATGTGAGTTTACCTTCTGGACTTTGGGGATGGGAAAATAAATATTCTCCTGGATGATTTCTAAAATAATAAACTTCAGATTTACCTAACTTACTTCCTTGTAAATTATTTACTAATTTTTGGGAAAGCTGGAAAAAAGGAATCATAGAATTAGATACATCTATTAATAACACAACTTCCGCTCTATTAATACGTTGTGGTTGAAATTTTATATCTAATAAAAAACCTTCCTTACCGAATTTTTCAACTGTTGCATCTGTATCAATTTTTGTTAAATGTCCCTGTTTCACCGGGAGACGTAAATCATTCCAAGTACGTTTTATTTTTCGTTCCGTTACGGGAAAGTCTCTAATATTAAATTGAAATTTAGATTTAGGTTTAGGGTTAAATTTATTTTGGGGTAACATTCCACCTTGTAAAGCAATAGGTGGTTGTAAAAATTCTGGTATGGGTTCAGGTTCAGAGACTTCTGTTTCTGGATTTTCAGGGTTTTGTTTTTCAGGGTTTTGATTTTCAGATGTTTTATTCTTATTTTCTTTCGTTTTTCTTAAATCTTGATTTACTTTTATTTCCAACGTAGTAAGATAATTATCAAAATATTGACTAAATTTCTTTGCTATTTCTGAATTAGGTTTTGCTTTTACCCATAACATCGAACAGAGATTTTTCAAATCTTCTCGACTGTTTAAACCAAACCCATTATCTAACGCTGTTAATAATAAATTATATTGTTCAATAGTTAGGGGAAAATCCCCCGTATCTCGCAGGTAACAGAATAAATCAAATAATGGTGGGTTACTCATATTTTGATATTTTGATAAATATTGGATAATGAGATTGCTTCTCTACACTTCGTTTCGGTCGCAATGACAATCTTATGAATTTAATCATCATTAAATTGATTCCTGTAATATTCTTGGTCATCTTTATTTTTCAATAAAACTCCTAATAAATGGGGATGTTGTTCTAGATTTTCAACAAACTCTAAAGCTTCTTCTTGAGAATAACGCTTTAACCACAGTACCCAATCTAATAACTCACTTGTACTAGGTTTTTTACTATCTTTTCTGCGAGTTCCTTCTTCACGAACTTCAATAAATTTATCTACAGCTTTTTTAACCAATTGATTTTTATCATCTAAAGGTTTACCCAAATGACTATTGACAATTTTAATTAATCTTTCTGGTTTAGGAAATTCAATATAATAATAAATGCAACGTCTTAAAAACGCATCGGGTAATTCTTTTTCATCATTGCTAGTGATAATAATAATTGGTGTTTGTTTGGATGTAATAGTTTCACTAATTTCTGGAATATCAAATTTTGATTCTTCCAACACCTCCAATAAATCATTAGGAAAATCAATATCAGCTTTGTCTATTTCATCAATTAACAAAATTGGACGATAATCTTCTGTTTGAAAAGCTTTACCTAAAGCACCATATTTAATATATTCTGTGTGCTTTTCATCATTAACTCTAGCAGCAACTTTTGCTAATTCTGTTTGATTTAAACCAGTATTACTAACTAATTGAGCATCTCGTAACCTAGCTAAAGTATCATAGGTATAGAATCCTTCTTTTGCACGGGTAGTAGATTTAATTGACCAGGAAAAGAAAGGATATTTTTCTATATTTAATTGTTGTTGAAACTCATAAGCAATTGCTTTAGCTAATAAGGTTTTACCACATCCTGGTTCACCTTGTAATAACAGCGGACGTTCTAAAACAATTGCTAAATTTACCGCTTGAATGAGGTTTTTATCTGGGTAATAGGGATATAGTTTTTTGCTTCTGTCTGGTTCAGGTTGGTATTGTTCTTCACCTGTGTATTGATAATTAAGGTCGGTGTTTTTGGTGTTCATAATTGTAATGTTTTTTCTATATCTTTCCATTCTAATTGGAAGTAACTACAAATTATATCTAATGTATCTTCCGGTGTTTTTTCAGAAGTTTGGTTACAATTCACAACCTCTTCCACAATAGAATCTAAATTAAATTGTTCTTTTAAGACATCTGCAAAAATATCTTGTTGTTTTCTCACCCATCTTTCTAAATGTCCTTGTTTAAAAATAGATAATTTTTCTAATTCAATTAATTCTTGAGTAGAATTAGAACAACCTAAATCTTGTAAACAACACTCTTTATAATCCACAAGAAATAATGACAGAGAATATTTATGGGATGCTATCTGATCATTTTCAATTTTCCTCATTAAAGGTATC from Okeanomitos corallinicola TIOX110 includes the following:
- a CDS encoding NAD(P)H-binding protein yields the protein MKAFVAGATGETGRRIVQELVAKNIPVRALVRDQEKAKTILPPEVELVVGDVLSPESLTTALGDSTVVICATGAKPSFNPTDPYQVDFEGTKNLVNTAKAKQIQHFVLVSSLCVSQFFHPLNLFWLILVWKKQAEEYIQKSGLTYTIVRPGGLKNEDNSDAIVMQGADTLFDGSIPRQKVAQVCVESLFEPAAHNKVVEIVAKSEAAPKSFQELFQGIR
- a CDS encoding DUF1997 domain-containing protein; its protein translation is MVANNWEFQTLKKTDSVLQADSSVNSEETLVQETHVCPSKFHSYYQDCMEMFASREQVAEYLNSHSLWFVRCADPMRVQPLGENGYALVIGQFGAFGYEVEPKIGLELLAPQDDKYHIRTIPIPDYQAPGYDVDYNASMELVESASGLTRVEWQLNLIVDLHFPKFIQRLPHSLIQSTGDRLLNQIVRQVSRRLTRKVQADFHQSFNIPFPVQSRKKFFGH
- a CDS encoding DUF4079 domain-containing protein — its product is MSLELSPDIKFGLNFLHPTMMWVLLALSLYAAYSGLQVQRTRNAQGEEKKQLIKGKFTIKHHQIGSIILALMVAGSIGGMAVTYINNGKLFVGPHLLAGLGMTGLIAFSASLSPFMQKGANWARATHILLNFGILGLFVWQAVSGVEIVLRIISKA
- a CDS encoding ankyrin repeat domain-containing protein; amino-acid sequence: MTANNNDLLLNAAKKGDIERVREILEIGTNVNAGDRNGTTALMFAANLGYTEIVRSLLDFGANINLPRKIYGLTALMLAATNNQVDVVKVLISRGADINAVNEDGSTALMAAVQKGNLEIVQILLNAGADVSITDQDNDTALKIAITQGATAIVKALLQNSQIVNTADTEGETPLMMAADLGYLDIVQTLLLENADTNIKNPDGSTGLLAAAAAGHSNIVVALLDAGAEINYQDKEGETALHFAVVEDYLETVKILIQRGANVELRNHLGDTPLLIAAFQGYSEIVAVLLNAGADKDKRNFGEVALTLAISQGQIETVKILLDNGADVNVLADDGKTPLVKALVNNYPFIFKLLLETGADVNFQDSAGATVLMYAASEGYTQAVEMLITAGADLNLKNQGGYTALMIAEFNNYRTTAQILRQAGAEE
- a CDS encoding GUN4 domain-containing protein, which codes for MKTDTTFTHPQIKSFLKRYPTHEELLLHAAFPLALTPDLLYCLRENFTPRTPWIAVSDILLFLCDSVGFQLYEIDPEIRHELLTELKHQNINRLYELSDFMVAYIREQLKDNYRADEDLGAAPHWTALSYAKPDTAVEEIRKELEAKLKTNPNLKLKYASVLEIYADSHPLIAAGLEPLLKVVQGLDVDVLIAEMLAKGGMDYRPLREMLAKGEWREADKETDRVMLAVMNKGEDDFLWSEDFDNFPCEDLRIIDQLWVKYSNGHFGFSVQKEIYQSLEGTRKYNQEVWEKFGDTVGWREKEEWLYYGDITFNIEAPKAHLPTQANCSLLHEGHGFVSSLLLSRRDL
- a CDS encoding papain fold toxin domain-containing protein, with product MSNYDNFQCVESAIAIQEYLIRQGIKGKRIKIYTGTAMGWDANIYDDLLGYAISVNGRHEGIAIIINGIEIVYDNLHPEGLTKEQWLNNLQFDSKLYLGKEFEITEEYF
- a CDS encoding MoxR family ATPase translates to MNTKNTDLNYQYTGEEQYQPEPDRSKKLYPYYPDKNLIQAVNLAIVLERPLLLQGEPGCGKTLLAKAIAYEFQQQLNIEKYPFFSWSIKSTTRAKEGFYTYDTLARLRDAQLVSNTGLNQTELAKVAARVNDEKHTEYIKYGALGKAFQTEDYRPILLIDEIDKADIDFPNDLLEVLEESKFDIPEISETITSKQTPIIIITSNDEKELPDAFLRRCIYYYIEFPKPERLIKIVNSHLGKPLDDKNQLVKKAVDKFIEVREEGTRRKDSKKPSTSELLDWVLWLKRYSQEEALEFVENLEQHPHLLGVLLKNKDDQEYYRNQFNDD